A stretch of DNA from Acidovorax carolinensis:
TGCATCAGCCCTTTTTTATGGGTCTTGAGCGCATCCACTTTGCGCACTTGCGCGGCGATCAGTTCGTCCAAGGAACTCAGGCAATCGGCGATTTCTTGTTGTTCTTGTAAAGTTGGAGTGGGAATTTGGACCCCAAAAAATGCATCCTTGCTAATATTCAGTAGACCGTTACTTCGTGCGCCGCTCGTGATGTGCCTTTTTAGCTGCTTCCCATGAAAATTTGCTTCAAAGCAGTTCTGAAAAAAGCCATTTGAATATCCATATTTGAGGCGAAAGCAAATGAAAACATTTGGCGCAGCAACTTGCCCCCAGTCCTGCAAAAGATAGATGCAGCCTTCGGGGAATTTGAGAGAGTTGCCCTTGTTGTAAACAAAGTCCCCATCTTTTACCAACGTGTAGAGCTGATATTGATTACCAGAAATATCCCTTCCAAATTTTTCAGCCTGGGGGACAAACCCGATCCCAGCAGAAATGCTCACGGGAATTAGCTTCCGTTCACCAACCCGCTCAGTCACCGGGGTAGATGCCTCGCCCAACGCAACCGGCCTCCAAGGCTCAGCCCCTTGAAACCCAGGAAACCGCAGTTTAGGCACCAGCGCCGACTTATCCGTATTACTCATACGCACTCAACCCCGAAATATCCCGTCCCTGCGCTCGCTTTTGCAGCAATGGCAGCAACTCTTTCATCAGCGCCGTTTCCGCCTGCGCCCGTGCCTTCCAGCCCAAATCCAGCGGGGCCATCAAATCGCTCAGCGCCTCGCCATCAAAAATCATGCGCTGCAAGATGCCGTCCACAAAGGTTTGCAGCGCGGCGGGGGCCAGTTGGTGGCGGGTGGCTATTGAACTCAGCTCGGCGCTGTCTTTTTCCTTCTTGAACTGGGTGTAGCCCTCGCGGATGGCGGCCTCGCTCAGGCCCTCGCCGGCCTTCAGGGTGTGGATGTAGGCAGCGATGTCGTCGCGCTCGTTCATGAATTTGGCGTCGGACAAGATCAAGCCCAGCAGCTCGTCTTTGGTCATCTTCTGCTTGCCGCCGCCCTGCAGCCCTTGCTGCGAAAAGCGGGACATGAGGCCCATGATGTAGTCGTAGTCGATCACGCTGCTGGCAAACAGCACAAACTCAAAGTCGAGCTGATCCACCGCATCGGTTGCACCACCCTGCGCCTTGCCGCTTTGGTCGTACTGGGCTTGTTGCTGCTTTAGAAACTGGGCGGTTTCGAGGTAGGCACCGCGAAAGGCTTGCAGTTGCTCGGCGGGCAGGATGTGGTCGATGGCTGTGGCGTTGTCTGCGGTCAGGTCGGTGTATTGGTCCAGCTGGGTTTTCAGGCGCTGCACTTCTTTGAAGTTCTGGATAAAGGCGGCGCGGGCGTCGTCTCCCTTCAGGCTGTGCACGGCCTCGGGCGTGCAGGCCAGGCCCTGGCTTTGCATGAATTCGGCCAGTTTTTGCACGGCGGCGTCGAGCTTTTGGATGACCACCGGGGCTTTGTCTACCAGCCAGATCTCTCGCGCTTGGTCGCCCGTTTTTTCGCCCGAGAACAGGGCAATGGCGGCATCGACATTGGCCTGCTGCTGGCGAAAGTCGAGGATGTTGCCGTAAGGCTTGGTGCCGTTGAGCACGCGGTTGGTGCGCGAAAACGCCTGGATCAAGCCGTGGTGCTTGAGGTTTTTGTCCACGTACAGGGTGTTGAGGTATTTGCTGTCAAACCCGGTGAGCAGCATGTCCACCACGATGGTGATGTCGATCTTTTTGGCTGCCGGGTAGTCGGCATTGGGCCATTGCTGGTCTTTGATGCGCTTTTGTACGTCCTGGTAATACAGGTCGAACTCGCTGATGCTGTGGTTGGTGCCGTAGCGGGCGTTGTAGCGGGCCAGGATGGCTTTGAGGGCGGCTTTTTTTCCCTCTGGGTCTACCTGGTTGTCTTCTTTTTCCTGCGGCAGGTCTTCCTGGATTTGCCGTACATCGGCATCGCCCTCGGCCGGTGGCGAGAACACGCAGGCGATGTTGAGGGGCACAAAGGCGGGGTCTGCGGCCTGCCTGGCCTGTTGCAGCTCGTCAAACAGGCGGTGGTATTCAATGGCGTCGTTGATGCTGGCGGTGGCCAGCACGGCGTTGAAGCGGCGGCTGGCGGTGGCCGTGTCGTGCTTGGCGAGTATTGCTTCGATCACGGCCCTTTTGGCCAGGGCCTCGCCGGGTTTGGGCGGGTTTTTACCCTCGGGCTTGTAGTAGTCCACATGAAAGCGCAGCACGTTGGCGTCTTCAATGGCGTGGGTGATGGTGTAGGCGTGCAGTTGTTTTTGGAACAGGTCTTCCGTGGTTTTCATGGAAGCCTGCTCGTCCTCGATCTGCGTGCGGCTGGAGTTGGCCTCAAAAATGGGCGTGCCGGTAAAGCCAAACAGTTGCGCCTTGGGGAAGAACTCTTTGATGGCCTGGTGGTTGTCGCCAAACTGCGAGCGGTGGCATTCGTCAAAGATGAAAACGATGCGCTTGTTGGCCAGCGGTGCCAGTTGCTCTTTGTAGGTGGCCTTGCCGTCTTTCGTTTGCTGCTTGTTTCGCTTGCTGTTTTCATCCAGCGCCAAACCCAACTTCTGGATGGTGGTGACGATGACCTTGTCGGCGTAGTCGCTAGACAGCAGGCGGCGCACCAGCGTGGCGGTGTTGGTGTTTTCTTCTACGCAGCCTTCTTGAAAGCGGTTGAATTCTTCGCGGGTCTGGCGGTCCAGGTCTTTGCGGTCCACCACAAAGAGGCATTTTTCAATGTCGGGGTTGTCTTTGAGCAGCGTGGACGCCTTGAAGGACGTGAGCGTTTTGCCGCTGCCCGTGGTGTGCCAGATGTAGCCGTTGCCGCTGTTTTGGTGAATGCACTCGACGATGTGCTTGACGGCATAGACCTGGTAGGGCCGCATCATCAGCAGCTTTTGCTCTGATGCCACCAGCACCATGTAGCGGCTGATGGTTTGGCCCAGGGTGCATTTGCCCAGAAACTTCTCGGCAAACTCGTCGAGCTGGGTGATCTTGTGGTTGGCCTCGTCCGCAAACTGGTAGATGGGCAAAAACCGCTCGTCCGCATTGAACGCAAAGTGCCGCGCGTTGTTGTTGGCGAAGTAATAGGTGTTGGTGCGGTTGCTGACGATGAAAAGCTGCAAAAAGCTCAGCAAGGTCTTGGTGTAGCCGTTGCCGGGGTCGTTTTTGTAGTCAACGATCTGCTCCATGGCCCGGCGGGGGTTGATGCCCAGCGTTTTCAGCTCGATCTGCACGCACGGCACGCCGTTGATGAGGATAAGCAGGTCGTACCGGTGGTGGCTGTAGTCGGTGTTGATGCGCAGCTGGTTGATAACCTCGAAGGTGTTTTTGCACCAGTCTTTGATGTTGACCAGGGTGTAGTTCAGCGGCGTGCCGTCTTCGCGGGTGAAGGCGTTGATGCTGCGCAGCGTTTTGGCTGCGGTGAATACGTCGGGGGTGACGATTTCGTCCAGCAGGCGGGTGAACTCGCCATCGGTCAGGTGCACGCGGTTCAGGGCCTCGAACTTCTCGCGGAAATTGCGTTCCAGCGACGCGCGATCGCGAATGTCGGGGCGAAATTCGTATTTGAGATTCTGGAGCTTGCCAATGAACCCGTATTCGATCTGCTCTTCTTTGACTGCAAGGCTGGAAGCGCCTAGCGCAGGAGCGTATGTGGGGGTGGATGAAGGCATGGAGAGCAATGGCGTTATCAACAATCGAACGGCTAGTCAGATGAGGCCGTATTGTCCGTGCTTGGTCTGCTGAATCCGTGATCGCCGGGGCTACGAATGGCCTGCTTTATACATTGGCACCAAAAAAACCGCACAACCCTGACAGGACTTGCGCGGTGCCTTTGTGGTTGGGGCTTGTGCCAACGAAATGACTGGGGCTTGGCCAGCAACGTCTAGTGCGCACCCAAGACGAGTTCAGGGATGGGGTGAACGTTCAGGGCCAGGGGGTTGCTCGGCATCTACCGTCTTTTCATCAGCGTCCAAGCCCCACTGGTCCCAATCGTCGCCGAACAGCTCCGCCGGATGTTGTGTGCGGTCGGAGCCATTGCCGCAGCGCATGTCCTTGGCGGGGCAGTAGAGGTTACAGCCCCAGCACACCCGCTCGGGATGCGCGGGGGCCTTGGGAAACTTCTTGACTGCCATGGCTGCTCTCCAATTTCTGGGTGCCGGGCTCCCGCCGTGCTTCTTTTCTTACTTGCGCGCCGGTGGCACGTCGGTGCAGCTGCCGTGTGCAATCTCCGCCGCCATGCCGATGCTTTCGCCCAGCGTGGGGTGCGGGTGGATGGTCTTGCCGATGTCCACGGCGTCGGCGCCCATCTCGATGGCCAGGGCGATCTCGCCAATCATGTCGCCCGCATGGGTGCCGACGATGCCGCCGCCGAGGATCTTGCCGTGGCCGTGCGCTTCGGGACTGTCGTCAAACAGCAGCTTGGTTACGCCTTCGTCGCGGCCGTTGGCAATGGCGCGGCCCGAGGCATTCCACGGGAACAGGCCCTTCTTGACCTTGATGCCTTGGGCCTTGGCCTGGTCTTCGGTGAGGCCGACCCAGGCCACTTCGGGGTCGGTGTAGGCCACCGATGGGATCACGCGGGCGTTGAAGGCGGCGCTGGCCAGCTCCTTATTCCCCTGAATTTCACCGGCGATCACTTCGGCCGCCACATGCGCCTCATGCACCGCCTTGTGCGCCAGCATGGGCTGGCCCACGATGTCGCCGATGGCGAAGATGTGCGGCACGTTGGTGCGCATCTGGATATCGACGTTGATGAAGCCGCGGTCTGTGACGGCCACGCCGGCCTTGTCGGCGGCGATCTTCCTGCCGTTGGGGGTGCGGCCCACGGCCTGCAGCACCAGGTCGTAGACCTGGGGCGCCGGGGCGGTGCCGCCCTCTTCCGCCGGCGCGAAGGTGACTTCGATGCCCTCAGGCAAAGCGCGTGCGCCCACCGTCTTGGTCTTGAGCATGATGTTGTCAAAACGCTTGGCATTCATCTTCTGCCAGATCTTGACCAGGTCGCGGTCAGCGCCCTGCATCAGGCCGTCCATCATTTCGACCACGTCGAGGCGCGCGCCCAGGGTGGAATACACCGTGCCCATTTCCAGGCCGATGATGCCGCCGCCCAGGATCAACATGCGCTTGGGCACTTCTTTCAGCGCCAGCGCGCCGGTGGAGTCGACCACGCGCGGATCGTCGGGCATGAAGGGCAGGCGCACGGCCTGGCTGCCTGCGGCGATGATGGCTTTTTGGAAGGCGATGACCTTCTTGGTGCCCGTCTTGTCCTGGCCGGTGCCGGTGGTCTCTTCCACCTCCAGGTGGTTGGCGCCGACAAAGGCACCGTAGCCGCGCACGGTGGTGACCTTGCGCATCTTGGCCATGGCGGCCAGGCCGCCCGTGAGTTTGCCGATGACCTTTTCCTTGTGGCCGCGCAGCTTGTCGATGTTGACCACCGGTGCGCCGAAGTCCACGCCCAGGTCGGCCATGTGGCTGACCTCGTCCATGACCGCCGCCACATGCAGCAGCGCCTTGGACGGGATGCAGCCCACGTTCAGGCACACGCCGCCGAGCTGAGCGTAGCGCTCGACCAGCACGACCTTCAGGCCCAGGTCGGCCGCGCGGAAGGCGGCGCTGTAGCCGCCGGGGCCGCCGCCGAGCACGAGCACGTCGCACTCGAGGTCGGCCGTGCCCGCAAAACTCGACGCTACTGGATTGATAGCTGTTTGCGCTTGTTTCTCGAGCGCTGGAGCCGATTTTTGCTCAGATACTGCAGCCACGGGGGCTGCAGGGGCCGGTGCAGCTGCCGGGCCGCGGCGCCGGCGCCCTGCACCTCCAGCGTCAACACCACCGAGCCTTCGGCGATCTTGTCGCCGAGCTTCACTTTCAGCTCTTTCACCACGCCCGCATGGCTGGAGGGGATCTCCATGGAGGCCTTGTCGGACTCCACGGTGATCAGGCTCTGCTCGGCCTTGATGGTGTCGCCGGGTTGGACCAGCACTTCGATGATGGCCACTTCGGCGAAGTCGCCAATGTCGGGCACCTTGATGTCGATGATTGCCATGGGTATTGCCCTCGCGTTACATCACGATGCGGCGGAAGTCCGCCAGCAGCGAGGCAAAGTACACGTTGAAGCGCGCGGCGGATGCGCCGTCGATCACACGGTGGTCCCAGCTCAGGCTCAGCGGCAGCATGAGGCGCGGGGCGAACTGCTTGCCATCCCACTTGGGTTCGATGCTGCTCTTGCACACGCCCATGATGGCGACTTCCGGCGCGTTGATGATGGGCGTGAAGTAACGCCCGCCAATGCCGCCCAGCGAGCTGATGGAGAAGCAGCCACCGGTCATGTCGGCCGGGCCCAGTTTGCCGTCGCGTGCCTTCTTGGCCAGGTCGCCCATCTCTTGCGAGATCTG
This window harbors:
- a CDS encoding type I restriction endonuclease subunit R; the encoded protein is MPSSTPTYAPALGASSLAVKEEQIEYGFIGKLQNLKYEFRPDIRDRASLERNFREKFEALNRVHLTDGEFTRLLDEIVTPDVFTAAKTLRSINAFTREDGTPLNYTLVNIKDWCKNTFEVINQLRINTDYSHHRYDLLILINGVPCVQIELKTLGINPRRAMEQIVDYKNDPGNGYTKTLLSFLQLFIVSNRTNTYYFANNNARHFAFNADERFLPIYQFADEANHKITQLDEFAEKFLGKCTLGQTISRYMVLVASEQKLLMMRPYQVYAVKHIVECIHQNSGNGYIWHTTGSGKTLTSFKASTLLKDNPDIEKCLFVVDRKDLDRQTREEFNRFQEGCVEENTNTATLVRRLLSSDYADKVIVTTIQKLGLALDENSKRNKQQTKDGKATYKEQLAPLANKRIVFIFDECHRSQFGDNHQAIKEFFPKAQLFGFTGTPIFEANSSRTQIEDEQASMKTTEDLFQKQLHAYTITHAIEDANVLRFHVDYYKPEGKNPPKPGEALAKRAVIEAILAKHDTATASRRFNAVLATASINDAIEYHRLFDELQQARQAADPAFVPLNIACVFSPPAEGDADVRQIQEDLPQEKEDNQVDPEGKKAALKAILARYNARYGTNHSISEFDLYYQDVQKRIKDQQWPNADYPAAKKIDITIVVDMLLTGFDSKYLNTLYVDKNLKHHGLIQAFSRTNRVLNGTKPYGNILDFRQQQANVDAAIALFSGEKTGDQAREIWLVDKAPVVIQKLDAAVQKLAEFMQSQGLACTPEAVHSLKGDDARAAFIQNFKEVQRLKTQLDQYTDLTADNATAIDHILPAEQLQAFRGAYLETAQFLKQQQAQYDQSGKAQGGATDAVDQLDFEFVLFASSVIDYDYIMGLMSRFSQQGLQGGGKQKMTKDELLGLILSDAKFMNERDDIAAYIHTLKAGEGLSEAAIREGYTQFKKEKDSAELSSIATRHQLAPAALQTFVDGILQRMIFDGEALSDLMAPLDLGWKARAQAETALMKELLPLLQKRAQGRDISGLSAYE
- a CDS encoding DUF3079 domain-containing protein yields the protein MAVKKFPKAPAHPERVCWGCNLYCPAKDMRCGNGSDRTQHPAELFGDDWDQWGLDADEKTVDAEQPPGPERSPHP